A section of the Girardinichthys multiradiatus isolate DD_20200921_A chromosome 5, DD_fGirMul_XY1, whole genome shotgun sequence genome encodes:
- the LOC124868291 gene encoding histone H3, with protein sequence MARTKQTARKSTGGKAPRKQLATKAARKSAPATGGVKKPHRYRPGTVALREIRRYQKSTELLIRKLPFQRLVREIAQDFKTDLRFQSSAVMALQEASEAYLVGLFEDTNLCAIHAKRVTIMPKDIQLARRIRGERA encoded by the coding sequence ATGGCAAGAACCAAGCAGACCGCCCGTAAATCTACAGGAGGCAAAGCGCCCAGGAAGCAGCTGGCCACCAAGGCTGCTCGTAAGAGCGCTCCGGCCACCGGCGGCGTCAAGAAGCCTCACCGTTACAGGCCCGGTACCGTGGCTCTGAGGGAGATCCGTCGCTACCAGAAGTCCACCGAGCTGCTGATCCGCAAGCTGCCCTTCCAGCGCCTGGTCCGGGAGATCGCTCAGGACTTCAAGACCGACCTGCGCTTCCAGAGCTCTGCTGTCATGGCTCTGCAGGAGGCCAGCGAGGCTTACCTGGTGGGGCTCTTTGAGGACACCAACCTGTGCGCCATCCACGCCAAGAGGGTCACCATCATGCCCAAAGACATCCAGCTGGCCCGCCGCATCCGTGGAGAGAGAGCTTAA
- the LOC124868289 gene encoding histone H1-like → MAEVAPAPAPAKAVKKKASKPKKSGSSVSELIVKTVAASKERSGVSLAALKKALAAGGYDVDKNKARVKTAIKSLVTKGTLVHTKGTGASGSFKMSKKVEAKAAKPAAPKAKKPAAKKPAAVAKKPKKAAAKKPAAAKKSPKKVKKPAAVKKVAKSPKKVAKSPKKVVKSPKKVVKKAPAAKKSPAKKAAKPKVKKAAAKKK, encoded by the coding sequence atggCAGAAGTCGCTCCAGCTCCAGCTCCGGCCAAAGCGGTCAAGAAGAAGGCCTCCAAGCCCAAGAAGAGCGGCTCCAGCGTCAGCGAGCTGATCGTGAAAACTGTGGCCGCCTCCAAGGAGCGAAGCGGCGTGTCGTTGGCCGCCCTCAAGAAGGCTCTGGCTGCCGGAGGATACGATGTGGACAAGAACAAAGCCCGCGTCAAGACCGCCATCAAGAGCCTGGTCACCAAGGGCACCCTGGTCCACACCAAGGGAACCGGAGCTTCCGGCTCGTTCAAGATGAGCAAGAAGGTCGAAGCCAAGGCTGCGAAGCCCGCCGCTCCTAAAGCCAAGAAGCCAGCCGCAAAGAAGCCCGCCGCAGTGGCCAAGAAGCCCAAGAAGGCGGCAGCAAAGAAACCAGCAGCGGCCAAGAAGTCTCCAAAGAAGGTCAAGAAGCCTGCAGCGGTGAAGAAGGTCGCCAAGAGCCCTAAGAAGGTCGCCAAGAGCCCTAAGAAGGTGGTGAAGAGCCCTAAGAAGGTGGTGAAGAAGGCTCCCGCAGCCAAGAAAAGTCCAGCGAAGAAGGCAGCTAAGCCCAAAGTCAAGAAGGCAGCAGCCAAGAAGAAGTGA
- the LOC124868293 gene encoding histone H2B 1/2, which produces MPEPAKSAPKKGSKKAVTKTAGKGGKKKRKTRKESYAIYVYKVLKQVHPDTGISSKAMSIMNSFVNDIFERIASEASRLAHYNKRSTITSREIQTAVRLLLPGELAKHAVSEGTKAVTKYTSSK; this is translated from the coding sequence ATGCCTGAACCTGCCAAGTCTGCGCCCAAGAAGGGCTCCAAGAAAGCCGTGACCAAAACGGCTGGCAAAGGAGgcaagaagaagagaaagaccaGGAAGGAGAGTTACGCCATCTACGTGTACAAGGTGCTGAAGCAGGTCCATCCTGATACCGGCATCTCGTCCAAGGCCATGAGCATCATGAACTCGTTCGTCAACGACATCTTTGAGCGCATCGCCTCCGAGGCTTCTCGTCTGGCTCACTACAACAAGCGctccaccatcacctccagGGAGATCCAGACGGCCGTGCGCCTCCTGCTGCCCGGTGAGCTGGCCAAGCACGCTGTGTCTGAAGGCACCAAGGCTGTCACCAAGTACACCAGCTCCAAGTAA
- the LOC124868657 gene encoding histone H1-like produces the protein MAEVAPAPAPAKAVKKKASKPKKSGSSVSELIVKTVAASKERSGVSLAALKKALAAGGYDVDKNKARVKTAIKSLVTKGTLVHTKGTGASGSFKMSKKVEAKAAKPAAPKAKKPAAKKPAAVAKKPKKAAAKKPAAAKKSPKKVKKPAAVKKAAKSPKKVAKSPKKVVKSPKKVVKKAPAAKKSPAKKAAKPKVKKAAAKKK, from the coding sequence atggCAGAAGTCGCTCCAGCTCCAGCTCCGGCCAAAGCGGTCAAGAAGAAGGCCTCCAAGCCCAAGAAGAGCGGCTCCAGCGTCAGCGAGCTGATCGTGAAAACTGTGGCCGCCTCCAAGGAGCGAAGCGGCGTGTCGTTGGCCGCCCTCAAGAAGGCTCTGGCTGCCGGAGGATACGATGTGGACAAGAACAAAGCCCGCGTCAAGACCGCCATCAAGAGCCTGGTCACCAAGGGCACCCTGGTCCACACCAAGGGAACCGGAGCTTCCGGCTCGTTCAAGATGAGCAAGAAGGTCGAAGCCAAGGCTGCGAAGCCCGCCGCTCCTAAAGCCAAGAAGCCAGCCGCAAAGAAGCCCGCCGCAGTGGCCAAGAAGCCCAAGAAGGCGGCAGCAAAGAAACCAGCAGCGGCCAAGAAGTCTCCAAAGAAGGTCAAGAAGCCTGCAGCGGTGAAGAAGGCAGCCAAGAGCCCTAAGAAGGTCGCCAAGAGCCCTAAGAAGGTGGTGAAGAGCCCTAAGAAGGTGGTGAAGAAGGCTCCCGCAGCCAAGAAAAGTCCAGCGAAGAAGGCAGCTAAGCCCAAAGTCAAGAAGGCAGCAGCCAAGAAGAAGTGA
- the LOC124868292 gene encoding histone H2A, with protein sequence MSGRGKTGGKARAKAKTRSSRAGLQFPVGRVHRLLRKGNYAERVGAGAPVYLAAVLEYLTAEILELAGNAARDNKKTRIIPRHLQLAVRNDEELNKLLGGVTIAQGGVLPNIQAVLLPKKTEKAAKAK encoded by the coding sequence ATGAGCGGACGAGGCAAGACCGGAGGAAAAGCCAGAGCTAAGGCCAAGACCCGCTCGTCCAGAGCCGGACTACAGTTCCCAGTGGGCCGTGTTCACAGGCTGCTGCGTAAAGGCAACTATGCGGAGCGAGTGGGAGCCGGAGCCCCCGTCTACCTGGCCGCTGTGCTCGAGTATCTGACCGCTGAGATCCTGGAGCTGGCTGGAAACGCCGCCCGCGACAACAAGAAGACCCGCATCATTCCCCGCCACCTGCAGCTGGCTGTCCGCAACGACGAGGAGCTCAACAAGCTGCTGGGTGGAGTCACCATCGCTCAGGGCGGCGTGCTGCCCAACATCCAGGCGGTGCTGCTGCCCAAGAAGACCGAGAAGGCCGCCAAGGCCAAGTAA
- the LOC124868912 gene encoding histone H4, producing MSGRGKGGKGLGKGGAKRHRKVLRDNIQGITKPAIRRLARRGGVKRISGLIYEETRGVLKVFLENVIRDAVTYTEHAKRKTVTAMDVVYALKRQGRTLYGFGG from the coding sequence ATGAGCGGTAGAGGAAAGGGTGGAAAGGGTCTCGGGAAAGGAGGCGCTAAGCGTCACCGTAAAGTTCTCCGTGATAACATCCAGGGTATCACTAAACCTGCCATCCGCCGTCTGGCTCGCCGCGGGGGAGTCAAGCGCATCTCCGGTCTCATCTACGAGGAGACCCGCGGTGTGTTGAAGGTCTTTCTGGAAAACGTTATTCGGGACGCCGTCACTTATACCGAGCACGCCAAGAGAAAAACTGTCACCGCCATGGACGTGGTGTACGCTCTCAAGAGACAGGGCCGCACCTTGTATGGGTTCGGAGGTTAA